The Bacillota bacterium nucleotide sequence ATATGACCGGATCAAGCAGATCCTCGATGCTTTCCGGATCAAGCCCTACCCCCACTTTCTGCAATTTCTTCATCACGTCAATGGCTTCTTCCCTGTTGAGAGGGCCCTTCCTGTCTCTTTCATCCACGATCGGCCCGAACTCATTTTCCAGCAATTCTCGCAAACTTTGCTGGAACATCCGTTGTTCATCATTGAATTCAAAATCCATAACTGACCTCCTGATTTTAAAATATATTTACTGGTTTTTTTCCGTTCAGTTGTCGGGTAAAAGCTGGTTTTCTCACCCCCTTATCCCATTTTGTTCCTTTTTCGGCTGGAATCAATTTCCTTGATTGAAGAACATCGATGAAGCGATTCCTTCTTGTTGGACATGAAAAATAAGGACGAAGACATGGTGTTGCCCAAAACTTAGGTAATTATACCAATTTTCTGTCTAATCAGTCAACTGGCAAACGCTGTATAAAATTACCTCGAAGATATACAACATCAATTTGACAGGTTATGTTCGGTCAAAAAATAATTTTGATCCGTAACCGCGGCTACATTCATACCGCACCCCGTGTGCTATAATATGTTTCAAAATCTTGAAACATACTGGATATGATCAACAATACAAGGGAGTATGCAGATATGCTGGAACAGGTATTCAAACTGAGCGGTGGCGATGCAAGGGTTGTGGAGAAGGTCATCTTCGACGAGAACGTTCATTATCTCCATATGATATTCAGCAAGGGGGAGGGGCTGCCGGAACATTATTCCAATTCCAACGTCTACATGACCGTTCTCCGTGGCAGGCTCTCCATCGGATTGGATGATCAGGAAATCCATGAATACGAAGCCGCAACCCTCTTGAAAATCCCTTTCCAGACCAGGATGAACGTCAGGAACCTGCATGACGGGACGTTGGAACTTGTCGTCGTAAAAGCGCCGGCCCCGGAACAACATGGGGTAAAAGGGGAAAAATAGAAAACTGCTTGCGCTGCACGGTGAGGCAAGTTTTTTCCGAAGTGCCATGGGATCGGAATGCAGCACTGTCATCAAGCTTTTCACGGGCCGCTCGAAAGCTGCCCGCTCCGGTTTTCACGCCGGAAAATAATAATCCAGGAAATAAACAAGGAGGAGAAAAGATGGGGATGTTCTGTTACCAATGTCAGGAAACAGCCGGCGGAAAAGGCTGTACAAAGCGCGGAGTCTGCGGAAAAAATGAAGAGGTGGCCAAACTTCAGGACCTTCTGATCTATACGCTCAAGGGTATTTCAGAAATAGTCATCAAAGGAAAAATTGACATGAGCAACTTCGATGATATAAACCGTGAAGTGCTCAGCAGCCTGTTCATGACCATCACCAACGCCAACTTTGACGATGGTTCACTGGAAAATCAAATCATGAAGATGATCAATGCCAGAAATGAACTCGGGCAGGCCGCGGCCACGGGGGATTTTCATGATGCGGCAACTTTTGACGTGGATTCCAGGGAATCGATGCTGGAGAAGGCATCTTCCATCGGGATTCTGTCCACGGAAGACGAGGACATTCGTTCCCTCCGGGAAATGATCACCTACGGCCTCAAGGGGATGGCCGCCTATGCCGAACATGCCAAAAATATCGGAGAGGAAGACCTCGAGATCAATGCTTTTATCTATGAAGCACTGGCAGCCACCCTGGATGATTCTCTCACCGCCGACGAGCTCGTGGCACTGACACTGAAAACCGGAGAATTCGGTGTGAAAGTAATGGCCCTGCTGGACAGGGCCAATACATCGAGATACGGGAACCCGGAGATCACAGAAGTAAATATCGGGGTGAGGAAAAACCCCGCTATCCTGATTTCCGGCCACGACCTGACCGATCTTGAACAACTGCTGGAGCAGACAAGGGATAGCGGCGTGGATGTTTATACCCACGGCGAGATGCTGCCGGCCCATTATTACCCGTTTTTTAAAAAATATGATCATTTCGCTGGCAATTATGGCAATGCCTGGTGGAAGCAGCTGGATGAATTCTCCTCCTTCCACGGGCCGATCTTGTTTACCACCAACTGCATCGTCCCCCCCAGAAGTGATGAGATCAGAGAGCGGATCTTTACAACGGGTTCGACCGGCTACCCCGGCTGCAAGCACATCGAATCTGATGAAAATGGAAAGAAGGATTTTTCCGAAATCATAGCGTTGGCCAGAAAGCTTCCCGCCCCCGATGAAATAGAGACCGGCATGATCGTCGGCGGTTTTGCCCACCACCAGGTGCTATCCCTGGCGGACAGGATTGTCGAGGCCGTCAAATCGGGAGCAATCAGAAAATTCTTTGTCATGGCCGGGTGCGATGGAAGGATGAAATCCCGAAAATATTATACCGAGTTTGCAGAAAAATTACCGGAAGACACCATCATCCTGACAGCAGGTTGTGCAAAATACCGTTACAACAAACTGGATCTGGGAAATATCGGTGGTATCCCCAGAGTGCTCGACGCCGGCCAATGCAACGACTCCTACTCCCTGGCAATTATAGCCCTCAAGCTCAAGGAAGTATTCGGCCTCGATGATATCAACAAGCTACCCATAGCATACAATATCGCCTGGTACGAGCAGAAAGCGGTCATCGTTCTGCTTGCCCTGCTTTATCTGGGTGTAAAGAATATCCACCTCGGCCCCACACTTCCCGGTTTCCTCTCCCCCAATGTTGCCGGGGTGCTGGTGGACAAATTCGGCCTGGCCGGTATCGGCACTGTCGATGAGGACATGGAACTCTTTATGGCGCAGTAAAAAAAATCCCGCCGGTATCTATCATGCCGGCGGGATTCCTGTATCCAAAGGCTTTTTCCATCTCCTCAAAGGAGGCCCGATGTGCAACCGGAATCCTTCAGCCAACTTCCTCCCTGCTGCCTCCCCCGGCGCAGCATCAACTGCCCATCTTTACCCAACATGCTGCCCTGCCATTACCCAACAGCCAATGCGGTGGCAAGAAAGAACAGGGGGCAACATCCCCCGGTTTATTTCAAAGTCATTTCCGAGTGATCGGCTTTCTTCTTGATGTATACCGGCCTGGTAAACCGCAAACCTCCACTGTTGACGACTGCAGAAAGTGGTTCCGCATTTTCAAAGTCCATCCCATCCGTTTCAGAAAAATATCTGTCATCTGCCTCCAGGTAAACCACTTTGCCGATAATCAGGGAATATT carries:
- the hcp gene encoding hydroxylamine reductase, with the protein product MGMFCYQCQETAGGKGCTKRGVCGKNEEVAKLQDLLIYTLKGISEIVIKGKIDMSNFDDINREVLSSLFMTITNANFDDGSLENQIMKMINARNELGQAAATGDFHDAATFDVDSRESMLEKASSIGILSTEDEDIRSLREMITYGLKGMAAYAEHAKNIGEEDLEINAFIYEALAATLDDSLTADELVALTLKTGEFGVKVMALLDRANTSRYGNPEITEVNIGVRKNPAILISGHDLTDLEQLLEQTRDSGVDVYTHGEMLPAHYYPFFKKYDHFAGNYGNAWWKQLDEFSSFHGPILFTTNCIVPPRSDEIRERIFTTGSTGYPGCKHIESDENGKKDFSEIIALARKLPAPDEIETGMIVGGFAHHQVLSLADRIVEAVKSGAIRKFFVMAGCDGRMKSRKYYTEFAEKLPEDTIILTAGCAKYRYNKLDLGNIGGIPRVLDAGQCNDSYSLAIIALKLKEVFGLDDINKLPIAYNIAWYEQKAVIVLLALLYLGVKNIHLGPTLPGFLSPNVAGVLVDKFGLAGIGTVDEDMELFMAQ